One Oncorhynchus mykiss isolate Arlee chromosome 9, USDA_OmykA_1.1, whole genome shotgun sequence genomic window, TGCAATGGTGCACAGACAAAAAAAAAGTACGCATTATGTGCTTCAGCGgctccgttctgtgagcttgtgtggcctaccacgtcGCGACTtatgctcctagacgtttccacttcgcaataacagcacttacagttgaccagggcagctctgtcCACATACGCTATATATAAAAAGTATGTTTATTGACAGCGTCAAGCAACAGAAAATCAAATTAAATACTGTTTGACTTAATGGTTGCAAGTTATATTTCTTTGCCCAAAAACATGTGGGTTGTTTCCATTTATGGCATTTCTGTTTTACTGTTCAACACCGACTGATGAATCTGGCGCTTCAAGACAAGCAACAAAGGAGTTGAATCTGGCACGCTGGACCAAGTTCAACTTTATAGTATTTTCCACTAAAATAAAAAAGGTACGAAAAAGGTGCCATCGGCTGCAGTGACAATGTGCAGCAGACAGAAAACTTTCCTGtcacaaaaaatacaaataaaaaaaaacactactgcTGCAAAATTGGGACTGATAAATTTGTCATTGAGAGCGAGAGAtaaagagagcgcgagagaaaTCAAGCAACAAAAAGTGAGCAAGAGATAGCGCAAGAGAGAGACGTggaagtacagagagagaaagatgagaaaaGACTCCGTGGCGGAATGAGACAAatggaaaaaaaatataaaaattgcATCGGGGTCTTTCATTTTTTTGCTAGTTTTGTTTTACATTCAAGTTGAACTGGAGCCACAGCAGACAGACCTAAGGGGGGAGAACATACATTATCTTAAGGTTCAGACCGACTGTGCTAATAAAACAAACTAAATCTCAGCTGACTAGCAGATATAAATCCTACATTTTGTTTTCATATTCTTGAAAAAAAACACTGCAATCAACAGCTAATAGAATAAACTGTTTTGTTGATTTGGTTCTTTTATTATTTCACCCCAAAAATATGACGCTGTCCGTAAAGATTCATTctatatttattttctctctgatGAAATGTAATGAATCTATTAACAATCTGAATGTCACAGGAATTCAAGCATGCAATAAAAACCAGAAAAACAAACACTCTTTTAAAGGCCTTAACCCATAGTCGTGAGGTCATAGGTGTTGGGTCTGACAGTAGTCATTTAAAGTGGGTATTTTCCATAAAGCCTACTTTTAGCCTACTCGGAGGCAAATCTATGTCCATTTGTCCATTGATTTCCCATACTATCCAAGCACCAGTCCATTCAAGTCTTCAAATCATTGAGCAGGACAATCCTTTAAGACAGATTGTGTGTCAATCCCTGAGATCTGACCATCTAAAAAGTGTCACACAAAAAGTCACAacaataaaaaaatttaaaaaagtcTAATCCTCCCCCTTTCTTTTCAGAGCTTCCTCTTCTTCGCTTTCTTCTTCCGTCTCTTCTTGGCCAGGTAGTTAGTGAAGAGGTTAGTCTCCCTATcgtcttcatcctcttcctccttgtACCAGGGTCCCCAAACCCCTCCGTTAAAGTTAGGGTTGGAGCGGGAGTCTTTAGCCGGGTAGCGCACCGGGATGGCAGTCCTATTGTACTGTGCTAGCCTCAATAGCATCATCTTCACTATGTGTGGGTAGTGTAGTGACAGGTCCACTCGTTCATAGGGGTCTGCTGTGATGTTGAACAGCCAGATGGACTTTCCCCGGTCCCAGCGGATGCGTTCATTATGCCAGCGGTTGGTCAGAAGTTGACTGGAGAACGTCTGCGGAGGGACCCAGTCGCTGTAGCCTGGCACCCCAGTAAGGAGCTTCCAGTGACCGACCCGGAGGGCGGCACGGATGGCCGTGTTCCAGAGGCCGTAGCCGGCCTTCCAGGATCCATTCTTGGCCTTAGTGTAGATAGGGTCAATGTTGTGTAGGATGTCCTGCCGGGGGGACGGACGGCCCTCGCTGATGGCCTCCCACACGTCGTACCCGTCCAGGTTGAGGTCTTCGTCCAGAGTCCCCTCCCCCAAGGACACCAGGGTGGGGAACCAGTCCGTGATGTGAATCAACGCCCGACATTGGGTCCCCTTGTTCACAAGCAGGGGACTATGGACGAAGCCTACGGCCCGGATGCCCCCCTCCCAGTAAGTTGCCTTGCTCCCCCTCAGTGGCCAGTTGTTGCCCCCGGCCATGGGCTGGCCCCCGTTGTCTGACGAATACACTATCACTGTATCGTCATAGAAACCGTAGCGCTTTAGCGCCAGCGTGAGGTTGTGGATGGCCTCGTCCAGGCAGGACACCATGGCGGCGTACTTGCGACGATGTAAGTTAGGGATGGACTTGTAGCGCTCCAGGTAGAGAGCGGGCACCTGTAGCGGGGAGTGGACCGCCTGAAAGGCCAAGTAGAGGAATAAGGGTTTTTGAGGGTTGTGGTGAGCCAGGATGTCCACAGCTTTTTGGGTGAACATCAGGGTTGAGTATTGGCCCCTATCTTGTTCCCAGGccgcctcctccccttcatagAGATCATAGCCACACATGCCAGGACCGTCACATTTATAATGGCTATAGTAATCACCGCTACCCAGCAGGGACCCAAAGAAGGTGTCGAAGCCCCGCTGGGTGGGCATGCAGCCGCGTTTGTAGAAGCCCAGGTGCCACTTGCCCACCATGTGGGTGGAGTAGCCCGCCTGCCTGAGTTTTTGTGGCAGTGTGACGTTCTCCAGGGGCAGACAGTTGGCCTGGGTGGGCCGGATGACCGAGTGCTGGAGGCCCGTGTGGATCTGATACCTGCATGGGACACAGAAGAAATGGTGTTAGtcaaatcaaccaatcaaatctTATCTATGACTATTTTTTTTCCACAAAGAGAAAGCCAAGGCGACAGTGGCTAGGAAACACTTCTAGTTTGTTTATCTAAACATTGAGAAGAACCAGTGTTAAAAAAAAAGAGACCATCCTCATCTGGCTGGCCAGAGTATCCAAAACAAGTCACACATCATAAAGCATTTGCTTACATTTACAGCTGAATATAATATAGTTGCAGTATTATGTTATGACAGGTTCATACATACACCGCCATGACTCTGCTGTGGTGTTTGGACATTTCCTACCTCCACTTTTTTCTACGCTTGAATTGTAAAGGAGTTTCATGGCATATGATGTGCACACAAATTGCTCCGCATAGGGAAAAATAGGCTATACTGGATGAGAATATTTGGACAATTTCAACACGCTACTGTATACATTTCCAATAAACTAAACCAAACTCTCCCAAGGTTCTGGTAAATCCATTTAAAAAGTTCATGCAGTTCAAGTTTCTAAAACAACAATGGAATCCTTTCACAGGCCATTTAAATGCAATGAGACAGCACAGAAAACAGCTTTGCGGAACAGATTACACCCATTATGCAATCTAATTGTAATTACAATGGACTTAGTCCAAAGCCAACAGGTTTAAAATGACAGTTGACTGCTTGGGCTAACACGGGCCGGCAACCAGAGAACATAGTGATGCTTGACAGGAGATGTCCAAGAGCAATATGTCAGAGGATGTCGTGGTAATAGTGGTGGGTATCTGGGGGGGGCAAAGAGTGTCAACACAGAAAACCCATCATTCAAGAGTCAAGGCAAGCCAGGAAACAAGAGTTGTGACCTGAAACTAACGATGTTCCTAACTTTCTATACTGCGGCGGCCATTTTGGCAACGATCGAGACGGAAAAGAAAGCGACGACTTGTGTCGACTTTGCCTTGGTGTCTCCACGAGGCCGGTGTTATGAGAGTGACAAGAGTCTTTGTGTAGAACAGACCGGAGTTCCCGAAAAAGGACCACCTGCCTATTGTCATGAGCAAGGAAATAGTCAACAATCAAAAAGTCCAGAGGTAATCGTTCCCCTAGTGGTAACGATCAAACCCCGGACAAACCAAAGTTACTGTGTGTGCAGTATATCTGTTGACACAGCTACTGCCTATGTACACACGTCTTATTCTGAAAGCATCTCTTTGTGCTTACAGAGTACCTAAAACCAGTCGGTGATTGTATTTGGCAGTGGGAACAAGGTCTGTTGTCATATCAGACCATGTAAATATTGCAAACGTTGGTTTTAAAATTGAGCACTTAAGTCTCGGGAATGTAATCAAGGAAGGCACTATTCTGTTAGTAATGTGAAGTCAAAAGCTGCACCTACCTTCATGTACAATGACATAGTGACTGATTCCTGGCGAGGTTACCCATGCTCGACCCCGGGAGCAACAGAGCTagtcttttttttaaaaagcGGGTCCTCCGATGTCTGGAGGTGACGGCCCGTCTTGGCTCAGCAGCCTGGGACGGTGGAGCCGGTCTCGGTAGTAATTACGTCCGACTCTCCAGTGCTGCTTTTGGACGGAGAAAGCCAGGCTACCTCAAATCCATCATCGTCCTCTCATCCCTCTTGCTCTCCTGCTGCCAGTGGCAAAACAGGCAACCACTCACTAAGGCGAGGTAGAGAAAATAAGAAGTTGGGTGTGcactttgaaaaaaaaaaaaaggaggcTTTGGCTAGAGGGAAGCCAGGAGGTGGACAATCAAACCGAAGGCTTCCTTAGCAGGGTCTATACTCTTCACAGCAGTAGTGCAAGCACTGCAGCTCTCTGTGCAGTCACTCCTGGGGATCCAAATCTATGCTTTTCCTGTGGAATTATACCTCCCCTCACACAAAAACAACCCATGCTTACACAGAGTATGTACATGTACGCACGCGATCCCCTCCACACAGCACAGCTTGGCTGGTCATTGTCCTATGCTTGAAGTCATTGGTCGGTGCTCCTGGTTCAGTTTGGGCTAGGTTTACGATGTGTAGGATCTGCAGGTTAAAGCGGCAGGAGTTGATTTTTAAACTTTTCCACGGCTCCCCCCCCAAAAACACACGCTTATTCACACTTGGACACAGCCCTGTGCAGGTCTTTGCATGCGTTTAGCATACTGCATCTTGGAAGTGCAAatacacactacagtaacacCTTGCCCTTGACTTAACTTACATAATAAAACAAAACATGGACTGGCCTAAGTGTTTTAGGGAAACTGGCTAATAATTCCCTTGAGAAACTGAAAGTTAGAAATGCTGTTGAGTTGATGAAACACAGGGACGTTCTAAGAGGTTTTAGACTTAATTGGTTATTTATTGTAATTCACTTAATACTGTCACACAATATTAAACGGTCAGACACAAGCTGAACAGTTTGCAGAATGGCATAATGAGTGGTGTGTGTGCACAAGCTGTGTTTGTATGTGTAAAGCCGCTATGTGCGCATGTTTGTAAGCttatttgtgcatgtgtgtgtgcgcatgtctgTGTGCTTGTTTGTATGCTAAAATGACAGAACATGGTTTTGCTAATGGACCTCGGGAGAGGGTAATGGCGTAGTCTCTCTGGCAGTCCAGAACTCCCTACCATACAGTATTCTATGCCTCAGGAGTCAGTCAGGTGGGAGGACCGTCTTACTGAACaactctttctcctcctcctacaaTTCACCGCGTAGCAGATGTCTCAATGAACGCTGCACAGTCGCTATGGTAGTACAATAGCGTCGTTCACAACACACCTCtcactgggcacacacacacacacacacacgtgaatcAGCGccgtttccacatcatttcaattcaattatgTTGAACCTACATGGACCAGACGTTGAATTGGCATCTGTAGCCAGTGTGCTGGTGGCAGTGTTGTTGTTTGGTCCCATCGCCAGCAGACTGTAGTGGAGTTACATGCAACACGCAGGGATAGAGTCATAAGTAGAGTATATACACCCAACATCTGGCATCCAAAACCTAAAGATCCTCTAGTGTCTTTTGAAAGGAGAATGACTGTAGCATATGGGTTAAcctttttactgcagtgggctaaaaaTCAGGGTCACACAAGAGTtgttcttggtagtcttaaaacACATTTACTTTGAAAACGGAAGTGTACACCACACACACGGGCTTACAAAAAAGGAAGacgcctgtaccatgtcagatatagagcgTCCCAATATTACACATCACAAAACCGTTAAGTATAAAAACATTTAACAAACACTCCACTAGGTTATTTTGACTGCAAGAAAGACCTACGTAGGTCTGAGTGGCTCCTAggattctttttttaaattttttaaaaagtattttttttaacctttatttaactagacaagtcagttaaaaacaaattcttaactGACGGTGGgaacactgccttgttcaggggcagaatgacagattttttaccttgtcagctcggggattcgctCTTGCAaccttactagtccaacgctcgaaccactaggctacctgccaccccactaggctac contains:
- the LOC110531871 gene encoding arylsulfatase J, translated to MKMFIVSVLASLFAFTSLTCGYQMSWGNWNGNSQNRVSNRDKTTQPHIIFILVDDQGFRDVGYHGSEIKTPTLDRLAAQGVKLENYYVQPLCSPSRSQLMTGRYQIHTGLQHSVIRPTQANCLPLENVTLPQKLRQAGYSTHMVGKWHLGFYKRGCMPTQRGFDTFFGSLLGSGDYYSHYKCDGPGMCGYDLYEGEEAAWEQDRGQYSTLMFTQKAVDILAHHNPQKPLFLYLAFQAVHSPLQVPALYLERYKSIPNLHRRKYAAMVSCLDEAIHNLTLALKRYGFYDDTVIVYSSDNGGQPMAGGNNWPLRGSKATYWEGGIRAVGFVHSPLLVNKGTQCRALIHITDWFPTLVSLGEGTLDEDLNLDGYDVWEAISEGRPSPRQDILHNIDPIYTKAKNGSWKAGYGLWNTAIRAALRVGHWKLLTGVPGYSDWVPPQTFSSQLLTNRWHNERIRWDRGKSIWLFNITADPYERVDLSLHYPHIVKMMLLRLAQYNRTAIPVRYPAKDSRSNPNFNGGVWGPWYKEEEDEDDRETNLFTNYLAKKRRKKKAKKRKL